A stretch of the Cygnus olor isolate bCygOlo1 chromosome 25, bCygOlo1.pri.v2, whole genome shotgun sequence genome encodes the following:
- the DCAKD gene encoding dephospho-CoA kinase domain-containing protein isoform X2, producing MFLVGLSGGIASGKSTVVAVLRELGCAVIDADVIAREVVQPRLKAYQQIVRCFGTGILLESGEINREALGNIIFSHPEKRRLLNAITHPEIQKEMLKQVLKYFVLGYRYVILDIPLLFETNRLTKFMKHTVLVYCDPQTQLSRLMKRNGLCQAEAEARVASQLPLDEKRKLASHVIDNSGDRESTRRQVLRLHARLEDSLDFLWARLAVGAAVAGLGGLVYLLLRHFIS from the exons ATGTTCCTGGTCGGACTCTCGGGTGGAATCGCGTCGGGGAAGAGCACGGTCGTGGCCGTACTCCGGGAACTGGGCTGTGCCGTGATTGATGCCGATGTTATTGCCAGAGAGG TGGTGCAGCCCCGCTTGAAGGCCTATCAGCAGATAGTGCGTTGCTTCGGCACCGGGATCCTCTTGGAGAGCGGCGAGATAAATCGCGAGGCTCTAGGAAACATTATCTTCTCCCACCCGGAGAAACGGCGGCTGCTGAACGCCATCACCCACCCCGAGATCCAGAAGGAGATGCTGAAGCAGGTCTTGAAGTACTTTGTGCTGG GCTACCGCTATGTGATCCTCGACATCCCCCTGCTCTTTGAGACCAACAGGCTGACGAAGTTTATGAAGCACACTGTCTTGGTTTACTG CGACCCGCAGACTCAGCTGTCGCGGCTGATGAAGAGGAACGGGCTGTGCCAGGCCGAGGCCGAAGCCCGCGTCGCCTCCCAGCTGCCGCTGGACGAGAAGCGCAAACTGGCGAGCCACGTCATCGACAACTCCGGGGACCGCGAGAGCACGCGCCGGCAGGTCCTGAGGCTGCACGCCCGGCTGGAGGATTCCCTGGACTTCCTCTGGGCACGGCTGGCGGTGGGAGCGGCTGTGGCTGGCCTTGGAGGGCTGGTGTACCTCCTCCTCCGGCACTTCATCTCTTAA
- the DCAKD gene encoding dephospho-CoA kinase domain-containing protein isoform X3, with amino-acid sequence MGVRDAAQRVKPRRGAAVVQPRLKAYQQIVRCFGTGILLESGEINREALGNIIFSHPEKRRLLNAITHPEIQKEMLKQVLKYFVLGYRYVILDIPLLFETNRLTKFMKHTVLVYCDPQTQLSRLMKRNGLCQAEAEARVASQLPLDEKRKLASHVIDNSGDRESTRRQVLRLHARLEDSLDFLWARLAVGAAVAGLGGLVYLLLRHFIS; translated from the exons ATGGGCGTGCGGGACGCTGCGCAGCGAGTGAAGCCGCGCAGGGGGGCAGCGG TGGTGCAGCCCCGCTTGAAGGCCTATCAGCAGATAGTGCGTTGCTTCGGCACCGGGATCCTCTTGGAGAGCGGCGAGATAAATCGCGAGGCTCTAGGAAACATTATCTTCTCCCACCCGGAGAAACGGCGGCTGCTGAACGCCATCACCCACCCCGAGATCCAGAAGGAGATGCTGAAGCAGGTCTTGAAGTACTTTGTGCTGG GCTACCGCTATGTGATCCTCGACATCCCCCTGCTCTTTGAGACCAACAGGCTGACGAAGTTTATGAAGCACACTGTCTTGGTTTACTG CGACCCGCAGACTCAGCTGTCGCGGCTGATGAAGAGGAACGGGCTGTGCCAGGCCGAGGCCGAAGCCCGCGTCGCCTCCCAGCTGCCGCTGGACGAGAAGCGCAAACTGGCGAGCCACGTCATCGACAACTCCGGGGACCGCGAGAGCACGCGCCGGCAGGTCCTGAGGCTGCACGCCCGGCTGGAGGATTCCCTGGACTTCCTCTGGGCACGGCTGGCGGTGGGAGCGGCTGTGGCTGGCCTTGGAGGGCTGGTGTACCTCCTCCTCCGGCACTTCATCTCTTAA
- the DCAKD gene encoding dephospho-CoA kinase domain-containing protein isoform X1, whose product MPMLLPERSYLCLNVLRKSTYEYLRSEGIRSALPPGTPASCCSVRLATAKTQKPRSVAPVGLEQTPLSPVVQPRLKAYQQIVRCFGTGILLESGEINREALGNIIFSHPEKRRLLNAITHPEIQKEMLKQVLKYFVLGYRYVILDIPLLFETNRLTKFMKHTVLVYCDPQTQLSRLMKRNGLCQAEAEARVASQLPLDEKRKLASHVIDNSGDRESTRRQVLRLHARLEDSLDFLWARLAVGAAVAGLGGLVYLLLRHFIS is encoded by the exons ATGCCGATGTTATTGCCAGAGAGG AGTTATTTGTGCCTGAACGTGCTGAGAAAAAGCACCTACGAGTATCTCAGATCAGAGGGAATTCGGTCTGCGCTTCCGCCCGGCACACCTGCATCTTGCTGCTCCGTTCGCCTCGCTACAGCGAAGACCCAGAAACCCAGATCTGTCGCACCAGTGGGCCTGGAGCAGACCCCGCTCTCCCCAG TGGTGCAGCCCCGCTTGAAGGCCTATCAGCAGATAGTGCGTTGCTTCGGCACCGGGATCCTCTTGGAGAGCGGCGAGATAAATCGCGAGGCTCTAGGAAACATTATCTTCTCCCACCCGGAGAAACGGCGGCTGCTGAACGCCATCACCCACCCCGAGATCCAGAAGGAGATGCTGAAGCAGGTCTTGAAGTACTTTGTGCTGG GCTACCGCTATGTGATCCTCGACATCCCCCTGCTCTTTGAGACCAACAGGCTGACGAAGTTTATGAAGCACACTGTCTTGGTTTACTG CGACCCGCAGACTCAGCTGTCGCGGCTGATGAAGAGGAACGGGCTGTGCCAGGCCGAGGCCGAAGCCCGCGTCGCCTCCCAGCTGCCGCTGGACGAGAAGCGCAAACTGGCGAGCCACGTCATCGACAACTCCGGGGACCGCGAGAGCACGCGCCGGCAGGTCCTGAGGCTGCACGCCCGGCTGGAGGATTCCCTGGACTTCCTCTGGGCACGGCTGGCGGTGGGAGCGGCTGTGGCTGGCCTTGGAGGGCTGGTGTACCTCCTCCTCCGGCACTTCATCTCTTAA